Part of the Vagococcus teuberi genome, GCAAAAAAATAGCGTTGATCCCATAAGAGGTCAACGCTATTTTTTTAGATTACACCAATCGCTGCTAATGAAGATAATACAATCCCACCGACAGTTACAATAATCATAATCCAAACGACAACTTTCGTGATTTTGCTAAATGTTGATTTTGGCTTTTTATCCATAGTTTAAAATTCACTCCAATTATATAGTCATTACTATGTATTTTACAATGAGGAATATCTAAATAGCAAGAAAATCAATTAAATGTAAAAATATCCTTAAATAAATTGAAAGAATTGAATGCAATGATTATAATGAAAGTAATAATAATGTTAATGAAGGGATAAATAGCATGCCTCAATTTACTATCGCACTATTTTTCTGGTATTTATTTCCAGTTATAGTGATAATAGCAAGTAATTTACTTGTTAAGAAAACTCATTTGGATAAAAAGTATGGAGTGAAGGCTCCTGATATTGCGACTCCCTTCTTTTTTCTGGGTATTCACTTTGTCTCAAAAGGAACGCTAGGGAATAGTTTTTTAGCCTATGTTTTTCTAATGATTTTTTTTATAGGAATGCTTATTGCTATAATGCTTGCTTATCAGTTTCATGAAATAAATTTCAAACGATATTTTAAAGTATTATGGCGAATGACTTTTTTAGTGACTTTAATGATTTATATTATTTTAATTCTAGGTAGTATAGTGATATTTTTACAACGATAAGAAAACCTCATTCTTTGTGACAGCTTAAAATTCATAGTTAATGATGTCAGATAAAAATCATGAAACCATGCTTTAATAAATGGGTTTCATGATTTTTTTTTTGATTTCCTCCATTCTTTAAAATCTATGATAAATTTTAATTTTTTTTATAAGATTGTGGTAGAAAGTGGGGTAATGTGGTAGACTAAATTTATTGAGTGGCAGTGTGAGGTGATCATGTTATGTTTATGGGAGAGTTCCAACATAATATTGACTCAAAAGGACGTCTAATCGTACCCTCTAAACTAAGAGATGCTCTTGGTGAACGTTTTATCGTAACCAGAGGAATGGATGGATGTCTATTTGGCTATACGTTAGATTCGTGGGCCAACCTCGAAGCGAGTATGAAAGATATGCCACTTACAAAAAAAGATGCTAGGACATTCGTTCGATTCTTTTATTCCGCAGCTACTGAATGTGAAATAGATAAACAAGGACGTATTAATATACCAGTGAAATTAAGAGAGTTTGCTGGACTAGAAAAAACTTGTATCATTATTGGTGTATCCGATCGTATCGAAATTTGGAGTGAAGACAGGTGGTTAGCTTTTTCTAAAGAAGCTGAAGAAAATTTCGATGACATTGCGGAAGGACTAATTGATTTTGGAATATAAGCAAGTAATGGAGAATGAATATGTCAGAAACATTTAAACATGTCACTGTATTATTAGAAGAAACAGTGGATGGATTAAACATCAAACCAGATGGTATTTATATAGACTGTACGTTAGGTGGCGCTGGGCATAGCCAGTATCTGCTATCACATTTATCAGATAAAGGTCATTTGTATGCCTTTGATCAAGATGAACGTGCTATTGAACATGCAGAACAATTTTTGAATGAAGAAATAAAAAAAGAAAAAGTAACCTTTATAAAAAGTAATTTTCGCTATCTACAAGAGAAGATGAATGAATTAGGTATCGATAAAGTCGACGGTATTCTATACGACCTAGGCGTATCATCACCTCAACTTGATGAGGCCGAAAGAGGGTTTAGTTATCATCAAGATGCACCGCTAGATATGCGAATGGACCAAACCAATCCGTTGACAGCAAAAATTGTTGTGAATGAGTACACCTATGAACAACTTGTTAAGATATTTTTTCGTTACGGAGAAGAGA contains:
- a CDS encoding DUF4044 domain-containing protein, whose product is MDKKPKSTFSKITKVVVWIMIIVTVGGIVLSSLAAIGVI
- a CDS encoding DUF3397 domain-containing protein, with translation MPQFTIALFFWYLFPVIVIIASNLLVKKTHLDKKYGVKAPDIATPFFFLGIHFVSKGTLGNSFLAYVFLMIFFIGMLIAIMLAYQFHEINFKRYFKVLWRMTFLVTLMIYIILILGSIVIFLQR
- the mraZ gene encoding division/cell wall cluster transcriptional repressor MraZ encodes the protein MFMGEFQHNIDSKGRLIVPSKLRDALGERFIVTRGMDGCLFGYTLDSWANLEASMKDMPLTKKDARTFVRFFYSAATECEIDKQGRINIPVKLREFAGLEKTCIIIGVSDRIEIWSEDRWLAFSKEAEENFDDIAEGLIDFGI
- the rsmH gene encoding 16S rRNA (cytosine(1402)-N(4))-methyltransferase RsmH, translated to MSETFKHVTVLLEETVDGLNIKPDGIYIDCTLGGAGHSQYLLSHLSDKGHLYAFDQDERAIEHAEQFLNEEIKKEKVTFIKSNFRYLQEKMNELGIDKVDGILYDLGVSSPQLDEAERGFSYHQDAPLDMRMDQTNPLTAKIVVNEYTYEQLVKIFFRYGEEKFSKQVARLIEKKRADKPIETTGELVDIIKEAIPAPARRKGGHPAKRIFQAIRIEVNSELDVIGETLEQAIDLLKPNGRISVITFHSLEDKIVKNIFKEYSTPQDLPPGLPIVPVEYQPDIKLVNRKPIVASKEELEVNNRSRSAKLRIIEKITPERVV